Proteins found in one Leguminivora glycinivorella isolate SPB_JAAS2020 chromosome 4, LegGlyc_1.1, whole genome shotgun sequence genomic segment:
- the LOC125225877 gene encoding uncharacterized protein LOC125225877 isoform X3 produces the protein MSFTSICCISLIFVTLIKFCVQDCPQEESQSGFKVTWPSSSLAENATSQPLCFRNERLITRNCNGTHWEPSYEQLQACQQIVNYFGYSKCPPGHHQISENSGHCYQINKRSAWNHPCYKSGKTTVITDLEESEIFSLLTSLNATKHKYFWLPAQRSKVFNPVVWHVPGPNWGRTVETNTKHSFLQMRAPMMKNCLLLNVEQRTVITETCSLEYPSLCFSVNEFRYPLGCPDRYYGFRFMSDDNICYGIEESDNETGLTYDEFVNTKCSRPSPRTYQGLHVACYAWRVIPSHEVSYALYAVEKGNVSDPEVDSYEENLSQITIDVPNATRTYGKIKLKLKLKPGTIDESNLTQF, from the exons ATGTCCTTTACGAGTATATGTTGTATTTCATTAATATTTGTGACATTAataaaattttgtgtacag GATTGCCCACAAGAGGAATCACAAAGTGGTTTTAAAGTCACCTGGCCTTCAAGTTCACTCGCAGAAAACGCCACGTCCCAACCACTGTGCTTTAGAAATGAACGCCTTATTACAAGAAACTGCAATGGAACTCATTGGGAACCCAGCTATGAACAGTTGCAGGCGTGTCAGCAAATAGTTAACTATTTTGGATATTCAAAATGTCCTCCGGGGCACCACCAAATTTCAGAGAATAGTGGTCACTGTTATCAAATCAACAAACGATCTGCTTGGAATCATCCTTGCTACAAAAGTGGGAAAACTACCGTTATAACTGATTTAGAAGAGAGcgaaatattttctttattgacATCATTAAACGCAACTAagcataaatatttttggctACCGGCTCAAAGATCCAAAGTGTTTAATCCAGTTGTATGGCATGTTCCGGGCCCAAATTGGGGACGAACTGTGGAAACTAACACTAAACATAGTTTCTTACAAATGCGGGCACCTATGATGAAAAACTGTTTGCTTTTGAACGTTGAGCAAAGAACCGTAATAACAGAAACTTGTAGCCTGGAATATCCCAGCTTGTGTTTCTCCGTAAACGAGTTTCGTTATCCGTTGGGATGCCCTGATAGGTACTATGGATTTCGTTTTATGTCTGATGATAACATTTGTTACGGAATAGAGGAATCTGACAATGAGACTGGTTTAACGTATGATGAATTCGTTAATACAAAGTGTTCCAGGCCTAGTCCACGTACATATCAAGGTCTCCATG ttgcaTGTTATGCTTGGCGAGTTATACCATCCCATGAAGTTTCATATGCGTTATACGCAGTCGAAAAAGGAAATGTCTCAGATCCCGAAGTGGACAGCTATGAAGAAAACCTTTCTCAGATTACGATAGACGTACCCAACGCAACAAGAACCTATGgtaaaattaagttaaagttaaaattgAAACCTGGTACAATTGACGAATCGAATTTGACACAGTTTTAA
- the LOC125225877 gene encoding uncharacterized protein LOC125225877 isoform X1, which yields MSFTSICCISLIFVTLIKFCVQDCPQEESQSGFKVTWPSSSLAENATSQPLCFRNERLITRNCNGTHWEPSYEQLQACQQIVNYFGYSKCPPGHHQISENSGHCYQINKRSAWNHPCYKSGKTTVITDLEESEIFSLLTSLNATKHKYFWLPAQRSKVFNPVVWHVPGPNWGRTVETNTKHSFLQMRAPMMKNCLLLNVEQRTVITETCSLEYPSLCFSVNEFRYPLGCPDRYYGFRFMSDDNICYGIEESDNETGLTYDEFVNTKCSRPSPRTYQGLHGELTRYVFTKLAAMNSFNSSKWCWYQIFSPASITMLPVESDDVIEKPQSTTLSAQGVINGDGVLSLRNKTSKFTCMACEVEMNFSETEFMFEYNDKENKMYLTVYYPSGLWKSDDNDKGVQCFSNAKGFVKIVDFNDKPFFEVKQLREVNDFGNLDKVVYEIDPITYRAAQYWCEGHTKNFTLVATDKLIVNPNCNEEHVFAIVLEKYNIAYDTDEPDMSSLTSRITEIFNANKVLLMDILDFSIERMILLMHLHVAIIDIYDDTASNIKHTLLTLKETAEIELPKYNYTFVNISSSIYCLPTTSDDISGLKWDLTRIGQIAAPQQFCLQANGLPVKRHCLGSYLFGGIWGDVEGLCDSTYEPSWTTKFLFDFMTGNIPSNVTTSFLTNGLGVVLGNVNNLIPADLYYLSMSLQHVLYLAENNTSVDLGDIDNAAWVMDRVMSVDHSYLLLSQTLNSTNVILDSVNEIIEHLVEEEKSKESNYFLAVKPHFVVQTSYPIQNNITGIAIINNSSTDDFTEMAIIPLFKNTTLSDVLAIKNLEVATWLSDQILESVQSISDNTTSSNVSNTNNELYVVITVFYNDAMFPEIGLKRFQMNSRVIGISIPGYSTNLEHAVPLVFKEVHTSSYDDDKICGYWNFESNSFRDLPGFWGKKGCLPYKSTNSITVCECYHLTHFGQLINAGSSSNNKEVQSHHKKVLNIITLVGSFISLLGIVGIWITACVFSSWRQKAGTKVLLHLSSSIALPLIFMVVFNLDTTIIVNEQGIYKVAEHMEVLCIILGALLHYSILSSFVWMFITAALQFVRYVRVLGVCRPSRFMMKCTVLGWGLPLIPITVILLIDTDNYIPEPTKSDMGRYLICYPTGFILTMSVIVPICVILATNIALFAIILYSIYRGPDGKMRTTDIDLIGAQFRLSIILFFLLGLTWIFGILSFTNNYLWSYLFCLTSTLQGFVLFVYFVVCDPNTRNMWISLMTPNRMSTYRPRESITSISSG from the exons ATGTCCTTTACGAGTATATGTTGTATTTCATTAATATTTGTGACATTAataaaattttgtgtacag GATTGCCCACAAGAGGAATCACAAAGTGGTTTTAAAGTCACCTGGCCTTCAAGTTCACTCGCAGAAAACGCCACGTCCCAACCACTGTGCTTTAGAAATGAACGCCTTATTACAAGAAACTGCAATGGAACTCATTGGGAACCCAGCTATGAACAGTTGCAGGCGTGTCAGCAAATAGTTAACTATTTTGGATATTCAAAATGTCCTCCGGGGCACCACCAAATTTCAGAGAATAGTGGTCACTGTTATCAAATCAACAAACGATCTGCTTGGAATCATCCTTGCTACAAAAGTGGGAAAACTACCGTTATAACTGATTTAGAAGAGAGcgaaatattttctttattgacATCATTAAACGCAACTAagcataaatatttttggctACCGGCTCAAAGATCCAAAGTGTTTAATCCAGTTGTATGGCATGTTCCGGGCCCAAATTGGGGACGAACTGTGGAAACTAACACTAAACATAGTTTCTTACAAATGCGGGCACCTATGATGAAAAACTGTTTGCTTTTGAACGTTGAGCAAAGAACCGTAATAACAGAAACTTGTAGCCTGGAATATCCCAGCTTGTGTTTCTCCGTAAACGAGTTTCGTTATCCGTTGGGATGCCCTGATAGGTACTATGGATTTCGTTTTATGTCTGATGATAACATTTGTTACGGAATAGAGGAATCTGACAATGAGACTGGTTTAACGTATGATGAATTCGTTAATACAAAGTGTTCCAGGCCTAGTCCACGTACATATCAAGGTCTCCATGGTGAGTTGACAAGATATGTTTTCACAAAACTAGCTGCGATGAATTCTTTTAATAGTTCAAAATGGTGTTGGTATCAAATATTTTCTCCTGCAAGCATAACCATGTTGCCAGTTGAAAGTGATGATGTAATTGAAAAACCGCAATCCACGACTTTATCGGCACAAGGAGTAATTAATGGAGACGGAGTATTGAGTTTAAGAAATAAGACTTCCAAGTTTACTTGCATGGCTTGTGAAGTAGAAATGAATTTTAGTGAAACGGAATTCATGTTTGAATACAATGATAAGGAAAATAAGATGTACCTTACAGTTTATTATCCTTCAGGTTTGTGGAAATCCGATGATAACGATAAGGGAGTACAGTGTTTTTCTAACGCTAAGGGATTCGTCAAAATCGTAGACTTTAACGACAAACCGTTTTTTGAGGTTAAGCAATTAAGGGAagtgaatgattttgggaaccTAGACAAAGTTGTTTATGAAATTGATCCAATTACATACCGAGCAGCTCAATATTGGTGCGAAGGCCACACAAAAAACTTTACATTAGTTGCTACTGATAAGTTGATCGTGAACCCTAACTGTAATGAGGAACATGTATTTGCCATTGTTCTTGAAAAGTACAATATTGCTTATGACACGGATGAACCCGACATGTCCAGTTTAACTTCAAGAATTACCGAAATATTTAATGCCAACAAAGTTTTATTAATGGACATATTGGATTTCTCTATCGAACGTATGATACTCTTAATGCATTTGCATGTAGCAATTATTGATATTTACGATGATACAGCCAGTAATATCAAACACACGTTACTTACATTAAAAGAAACAGCAGAAATAGAACTCCCTAAATACAATTATACTTTTGTCAATATTTCcagttcaatttattgtttgcCTACTACTAGTGATGACATTTCTGGGCTAAAATGGGATCTAACACGTATCGGTCAAATTGCTGCTCCTCAACAATTCTGTTTGCAAGCTAATGGTCTGCCAGTAAAAAGGCATTGTTTAGGATCTTATTTATTTGGAGGTATATGGGGTGATGTTGAAGGACTGTGTGATAGTACTTATGAGCCATCTTGGACAACCAAATTCTTATTTGACTTTATGACTGGTAATATACCAAGTAATGTTACAACTAGTTTTTTAACCAATGGTCTAGGAGTAGTACTCGGAAATGTAAACAATTTGATACCCGCTGATTTATATTATCTGTCGATGTCATTACAGCATGTGTTATATTTAGCTGAAAACAATACCTCTGTGGATCTGGGCGACATAGATAACGCGGCATGGGTGATGGACAGAGTGATGTCAGTAGATCACAGTTATTTACTCTTATCCCAAACCCTTAACTCAACTAATGTTATATTAGATTCAGTAAATGAAATAATTGAACACTTAGTCGAAGAAGAGAAAAGCAAGGAAAGTAATTATTTTCTTGCAGTTAAACCACACTTTGTGGTTCAAACTTCTTATCCTATACAAAACAACATTACAGGTATAGCAATAATTAATAATTCCAGCACAGATGATTTTACGGAAATGGCTATTATACCTTTATTCAAAAATACTACTTTGAGTGATGTGCTTGCTATAAAAAATTTAGAGGTTGCTACATGGCTTTCAGATCAGATTCTTGAGTCTGTGCAGTCTATCTCCGATAACACAACCTCGTCCAATGTTTCTAATACAAATAATGAACTGTACGTTGTAATAACTGTATTTTATAACGATGCAATGTTTCCAGAAATTGGATTGAAGAGATTTCAAATGAACAGTCGAGTTATTGGTATTTCGATTCCTGGATACTCGACTAATTTAGAACACGCTGTTCCTTTGGTCTTTAAAGAGGTACATACTTCTAgttatgatgatgataaaatcTGCGGATATTGGAATTTTGAATCAAACTCTTTTAGAGACTTACCGGGCTTCTGGGGAAAGAAAGGATGTTTGCCTTACAAGTCAACCAATAGCATAACTGTATGTGAATGTTATCATTTAACTCATTTTGGTCAACTAATTAATGCTGGCAGTAGTTCAAACAACAAAGAGGTGCAATCACATCACAAAAAGGTCTTGAATATTATAACATTGGTTGGaagttttatttctttattaggTATAGTAGGAATATGGATAACGGCTTGTGTTTTTTCTTCTTGGAGGCAAAAAGCAGGTACAAAGGTTCTATTACATTTATCAAGCTCAATAGCCTTGCCTTTAATATTTATGGTAGTATTTAATCTAGATACAACAATAATCGTAAACGAACAAGGTATTTATAAAGTTGCAGAGCACATGGAGGTATTATGTATAATACTTGGTGCTCTATTGCACTATTCTATTTTGTCAAGTTTCGTGTGGATGTTTATAACAGCAGCTTTACAATTTGTTAGGTACGTGCGAGTCTTAGGAGTGTGCAGACCATCAAGATTTATGATGAAATGTACGGTGTTAGGTTGGGGTCTGCCTTTAATACCAATAACTGTAATCTTATTAATTGATACAGATAATTATATTCCAGAACCCACAAAGTCTGATATGGGCAGATACCTAATTTGTTATCCTACGGGTTTTATTCTAACCATGAGTGTAATTGTTCCTATATGCGTGATACTGGCAACGAATATTGCTTTGTTTGCTATAATTTTGTATTCTATATACAGGGGCCCTGACGGTAAAATGAGAACTACGGATATCGATCTTATTGGAGCTCAGTTCAGACTGTctataattttattctttttgttGGGACTAACTTGGATATTTGGTATATTatcatttacaaataattaCTTGTGGTCTTATTTATTCTGTTTAACTTCAACTTTACAAGGTTTTGTATTGTTTGTGTATTTCGTGGTATGCGATCCAAATACGAGAAATATGTGGATTTCACTAATGACACCTAACCGTATGAGTACATACAGGCCAAGAGAAAGTATTACAAGTATTAGTAGCGGTTAG
- the LOC125225877 gene encoding uncharacterized protein LOC125225877 isoform X2, protein MDCPQEESQSGFKVTWPSSSLAENATSQPLCFRNERLITRNCNGTHWEPSYEQLQACQQIVNYFGYSKCPPGHHQISENSGHCYQINKRSAWNHPCYKSGKTTVITDLEESEIFSLLTSLNATKHKYFWLPAQRSKVFNPVVWHVPGPNWGRTVETNTKHSFLQMRAPMMKNCLLLNVEQRTVITETCSLEYPSLCFSVNEFRYPLGCPDRYYGFRFMSDDNICYGIEESDNETGLTYDEFVNTKCSRPSPRTYQGLHGELTRYVFTKLAAMNSFNSSKWCWYQIFSPASITMLPVESDDVIEKPQSTTLSAQGVINGDGVLSLRNKTSKFTCMACEVEMNFSETEFMFEYNDKENKMYLTVYYPSGLWKSDDNDKGVQCFSNAKGFVKIVDFNDKPFFEVKQLREVNDFGNLDKVVYEIDPITYRAAQYWCEGHTKNFTLVATDKLIVNPNCNEEHVFAIVLEKYNIAYDTDEPDMSSLTSRITEIFNANKVLLMDILDFSIERMILLMHLHVAIIDIYDDTASNIKHTLLTLKETAEIELPKYNYTFVNISSSIYCLPTTSDDISGLKWDLTRIGQIAAPQQFCLQANGLPVKRHCLGSYLFGGIWGDVEGLCDSTYEPSWTTKFLFDFMTGNIPSNVTTSFLTNGLGVVLGNVNNLIPADLYYLSMSLQHVLYLAENNTSVDLGDIDNAAWVMDRVMSVDHSYLLLSQTLNSTNVILDSVNEIIEHLVEEEKSKESNYFLAVKPHFVVQTSYPIQNNITGIAIINNSSTDDFTEMAIIPLFKNTTLSDVLAIKNLEVATWLSDQILESVQSISDNTTSSNVSNTNNELYVVITVFYNDAMFPEIGLKRFQMNSRVIGISIPGYSTNLEHAVPLVFKEVHTSSYDDDKICGYWNFESNSFRDLPGFWGKKGCLPYKSTNSITVCECYHLTHFGQLINAGSSSNNKEVQSHHKKVLNIITLVGSFISLLGIVGIWITACVFSSWRQKAGTKVLLHLSSSIALPLIFMVVFNLDTTIIVNEQGIYKVAEHMEVLCIILGALLHYSILSSFVWMFITAALQFVRYVRVLGVCRPSRFMMKCTVLGWGLPLIPITVILLIDTDNYIPEPTKSDMGRYLICYPTGFILTMSVIVPICVILATNIALFAIILYSIYRGPDGKMRTTDIDLIGAQFRLSIILFFLLGLTWIFGILSFTNNYLWSYLFCLTSTLQGFVLFVYFVVCDPNTRNMWISLMTPNRMSTYRPRESITSISSG, encoded by the exons ATG GATTGCCCACAAGAGGAATCACAAAGTGGTTTTAAAGTCACCTGGCCTTCAAGTTCACTCGCAGAAAACGCCACGTCCCAACCACTGTGCTTTAGAAATGAACGCCTTATTACAAGAAACTGCAATGGAACTCATTGGGAACCCAGCTATGAACAGTTGCAGGCGTGTCAGCAAATAGTTAACTATTTTGGATATTCAAAATGTCCTCCGGGGCACCACCAAATTTCAGAGAATAGTGGTCACTGTTATCAAATCAACAAACGATCTGCTTGGAATCATCCTTGCTACAAAAGTGGGAAAACTACCGTTATAACTGATTTAGAAGAGAGcgaaatattttctttattgacATCATTAAACGCAACTAagcataaatatttttggctACCGGCTCAAAGATCCAAAGTGTTTAATCCAGTTGTATGGCATGTTCCGGGCCCAAATTGGGGACGAACTGTGGAAACTAACACTAAACATAGTTTCTTACAAATGCGGGCACCTATGATGAAAAACTGTTTGCTTTTGAACGTTGAGCAAAGAACCGTAATAACAGAAACTTGTAGCCTGGAATATCCCAGCTTGTGTTTCTCCGTAAACGAGTTTCGTTATCCGTTGGGATGCCCTGATAGGTACTATGGATTTCGTTTTATGTCTGATGATAACATTTGTTACGGAATAGAGGAATCTGACAATGAGACTGGTTTAACGTATGATGAATTCGTTAATACAAAGTGTTCCAGGCCTAGTCCACGTACATATCAAGGTCTCCATGGTGAGTTGACAAGATATGTTTTCACAAAACTAGCTGCGATGAATTCTTTTAATAGTTCAAAATGGTGTTGGTATCAAATATTTTCTCCTGCAAGCATAACCATGTTGCCAGTTGAAAGTGATGATGTAATTGAAAAACCGCAATCCACGACTTTATCGGCACAAGGAGTAATTAATGGAGACGGAGTATTGAGTTTAAGAAATAAGACTTCCAAGTTTACTTGCATGGCTTGTGAAGTAGAAATGAATTTTAGTGAAACGGAATTCATGTTTGAATACAATGATAAGGAAAATAAGATGTACCTTACAGTTTATTATCCTTCAGGTTTGTGGAAATCCGATGATAACGATAAGGGAGTACAGTGTTTTTCTAACGCTAAGGGATTCGTCAAAATCGTAGACTTTAACGACAAACCGTTTTTTGAGGTTAAGCAATTAAGGGAagtgaatgattttgggaaccTAGACAAAGTTGTTTATGAAATTGATCCAATTACATACCGAGCAGCTCAATATTGGTGCGAAGGCCACACAAAAAACTTTACATTAGTTGCTACTGATAAGTTGATCGTGAACCCTAACTGTAATGAGGAACATGTATTTGCCATTGTTCTTGAAAAGTACAATATTGCTTATGACACGGATGAACCCGACATGTCCAGTTTAACTTCAAGAATTACCGAAATATTTAATGCCAACAAAGTTTTATTAATGGACATATTGGATTTCTCTATCGAACGTATGATACTCTTAATGCATTTGCATGTAGCAATTATTGATATTTACGATGATACAGCCAGTAATATCAAACACACGTTACTTACATTAAAAGAAACAGCAGAAATAGAACTCCCTAAATACAATTATACTTTTGTCAATATTTCcagttcaatttattgtttgcCTACTACTAGTGATGACATTTCTGGGCTAAAATGGGATCTAACACGTATCGGTCAAATTGCTGCTCCTCAACAATTCTGTTTGCAAGCTAATGGTCTGCCAGTAAAAAGGCATTGTTTAGGATCTTATTTATTTGGAGGTATATGGGGTGATGTTGAAGGACTGTGTGATAGTACTTATGAGCCATCTTGGACAACCAAATTCTTATTTGACTTTATGACTGGTAATATACCAAGTAATGTTACAACTAGTTTTTTAACCAATGGTCTAGGAGTAGTACTCGGAAATGTAAACAATTTGATACCCGCTGATTTATATTATCTGTCGATGTCATTACAGCATGTGTTATATTTAGCTGAAAACAATACCTCTGTGGATCTGGGCGACATAGATAACGCGGCATGGGTGATGGACAGAGTGATGTCAGTAGATCACAGTTATTTACTCTTATCCCAAACCCTTAACTCAACTAATGTTATATTAGATTCAGTAAATGAAATAATTGAACACTTAGTCGAAGAAGAGAAAAGCAAGGAAAGTAATTATTTTCTTGCAGTTAAACCACACTTTGTGGTTCAAACTTCTTATCCTATACAAAACAACATTACAGGTATAGCAATAATTAATAATTCCAGCACAGATGATTTTACGGAAATGGCTATTATACCTTTATTCAAAAATACTACTTTGAGTGATGTGCTTGCTATAAAAAATTTAGAGGTTGCTACATGGCTTTCAGATCAGATTCTTGAGTCTGTGCAGTCTATCTCCGATAACACAACCTCGTCCAATGTTTCTAATACAAATAATGAACTGTACGTTGTAATAACTGTATTTTATAACGATGCAATGTTTCCAGAAATTGGATTGAAGAGATTTCAAATGAACAGTCGAGTTATTGGTATTTCGATTCCTGGATACTCGACTAATTTAGAACACGCTGTTCCTTTGGTCTTTAAAGAGGTACATACTTCTAgttatgatgatgataaaatcTGCGGATATTGGAATTTTGAATCAAACTCTTTTAGAGACTTACCGGGCTTCTGGGGAAAGAAAGGATGTTTGCCTTACAAGTCAACCAATAGCATAACTGTATGTGAATGTTATCATTTAACTCATTTTGGTCAACTAATTAATGCTGGCAGTAGTTCAAACAACAAAGAGGTGCAATCACATCACAAAAAGGTCTTGAATATTATAACATTGGTTGGaagttttatttctttattaggTATAGTAGGAATATGGATAACGGCTTGTGTTTTTTCTTCTTGGAGGCAAAAAGCAGGTACAAAGGTTCTATTACATTTATCAAGCTCAATAGCCTTGCCTTTAATATTTATGGTAGTATTTAATCTAGATACAACAATAATCGTAAACGAACAAGGTATTTATAAAGTTGCAGAGCACATGGAGGTATTATGTATAATACTTGGTGCTCTATTGCACTATTCTATTTTGTCAAGTTTCGTGTGGATGTTTATAACAGCAGCTTTACAATTTGTTAGGTACGTGCGAGTCTTAGGAGTGTGCAGACCATCAAGATTTATGATGAAATGTACGGTGTTAGGTTGGGGTCTGCCTTTAATACCAATAACTGTAATCTTATTAATTGATACAGATAATTATATTCCAGAACCCACAAAGTCTGATATGGGCAGATACCTAATTTGTTATCCTACGGGTTTTATTCTAACCATGAGTGTAATTGTTCCTATATGCGTGATACTGGCAACGAATATTGCTTTGTTTGCTATAATTTTGTATTCTATATACAGGGGCCCTGACGGTAAAATGAGAACTACGGATATCGATCTTATTGGAGCTCAGTTCAGACTGTctataattttattctttttgttGGGACTAACTTGGATATTTGGTATATTatcatttacaaataattaCTTGTGGTCTTATTTATTCTGTTTAACTTCAACTTTACAAGGTTTTGTATTGTTTGTGTATTTCGTGGTATGCGATCCAAATACGAGAAATATGTGGATTTCACTAATGACACCTAACCGTATGAGTACATACAGGCCAAGAGAAAGTATTACAAGTATTAGTAGCGGTTAG
- the LOC125225807 gene encoding vegetative cell wall protein gp1, with translation MTRLSLLLHIALLLGAACAAPAPAPAPGRVPKVYNALITSNQNLEPSKAYPVYQPVLHDPFGFPYSPFVYGDYPISNGLIPVPPPSPKGQPAPAPPAPSPESPPTPSEAPPEDKSPSSEVPPPAPEPQPESDTNKPTTASPLPPNTESPIPLNEFGLPSQVLPLGRINPAYNGFTQVGPFTYPYAYSGFRFYDPYDPFSFNPYANLPPLYRPLANTLVPQGPALVPARAAPVAPAPAQSADAPPSEPSDLNLLNYASKDPAIPNVPPPPLPSGGLKTDKTE, from the exons ATTGCGTTGCTGCTCGGAGCAGCATGCgcggcgcccgcgcccgcgccggcgcCAGGCCGAGTGCCGAAGGTGTACAACGCGCTCATCACGTCCAACCAGAACCTGGAACCCAGCAAGGCCTACCCGGTATACCAGCCTGTGCTGCACGACCCTTTCGGTTTCCCATACTCGCCCTTCGTGTATGGGGACTATCCTATCAGTAAT GGTCTAATACCGGTTCCTCCGCCATCTCCCAAGGGACAACCGGCACCTGCTCCTCCCGCCCCATCACCAGAGTCACCGCCCACGCCTTCAGAAGCCCCGCCCGAGGACAAGTCCCCCTCCAGCGAAGTCCCGCCACCGGCGCCTGAACCGCAGCCCGAATCCGACACTAACAAACCCACAACAGCGTCACCGCTGCCTCCGAACACGGAGTCCCCCATACCGCTAAACGAATTCGGCTTACCATCCCAAGTTTTGCCACTGGGACGTATAAATCCAGCTTACAATGGATTCACACAAGTCGGCCCATTCACCTACCCCTACGCGTACTCTGGCTTCAGATTCTACGACCCGTATGATCCGTTTAGCTTCAATCCGTACGCGAATTTGCCACCTTTGTATAGACCTTTGGCCAATACGTTGGTGCCGCAAGGTCCTGCGCTGGTCCCCGCGAGGGCTGCACCTGTAGCACCCGCTCCTGCGCAAAGTGCAGACGCGCCTCCTTCAGAGCCGAGTGACCTGAATCTCCTCAATTACGCGTCGAAGGACCCCGCCATACCTAATGTACCTCCGCCTCCACTACCAAGCGGTGGACTAAAAACTGATAAGACAGAATAA